TAGTCGTTAGAATAGTGCTGTTGGGCATATCGCTGAATCCTGTTGAGATGTCCACCAATACCGCTTTTACCTTCCAACGCAAAGTATCGATCTGGATTCTTTAGGAAATGCTCCAGTCGTCGAGAGTCGCGCAAGTTTTGATGGATGTTCAGCAGAACGATTAACGGTTTAGTTTTCTCCTTGAGAACTTTCAGAAAGGCAAACTCAGATTCTTGGATGCTGTCGTCTGTCACGACGTAACAAATGACATCTGCTTCTTCAATGACACTGCGAGCTACCTCCTCATCAGTTTCACCTCCAGGTGCGCCAATACCTGGAGTGTCAATGATACGAATATTCTTCCATTCATATACTCGGTTATATCGAGTCGTGCGCTGTTTACCAACACCGATTGCCTCCCAACCCTCTTTAGTAATAATTGCGTGGAGGGTGCTTTTCCCAGCTTTTGTTTTCCCCATGAAAGCGATACTGAAATGATTAAGCGCACGCTCCTTTGCTTTAAGTGCTTCGCGTACAGATTCTAAATTGCGCAAAATTTCAGCAGAAAGGCTTTGCCGAGTCTTTTCAAGCTGTTCAGCAACGTCTTTGGCTGTTTGATATTGCCCCTGCCCAGTCGTTGTCTGCTTAATTTTTTGAATATCCTGCTGAAGCTCATTTCCTAAATTTCTCAGGATTTCGTAAGTCATTCTCAATGCTTGATTGGAATACTTGAAATCTTCCTTGGCAATTTTGGCACATTGCTGAATCGCCTCGTCATATTCTGGCCCAGCTAGTAAAATTTCACGCTGAAGCTGCTCAATTCGCTGCCCAACGCCTTCAGGAGCGATATCCGCTAGCTTCGTAATCAGCGTGCGCGATAAGAGTGATTCTGCTCTTTTTAGAATTTTCGCCCCTACAGATAGAGCGGCCTTGTCTTCATCACCACTGTTGTTGATTTGTTCCTCGTATAGTCCTTGTGCGTGTTCAAGGATCTGCTCAATCGCATTGGGACTAATATTCCAAAACTGAGCAATTCGGGTGATCAGTTCCCGCTCCAGTGGGGAAAAATAACCATCCACATAGGCGATCGCCATCACTTGCCGCAGAACTTCCATTCTCTGTTCTCTAGGAACGTTCTGAACAGCTTTTTCTATAGAAATCTGGTTATCGTCCTGCCCCAGGATTTTGTCCATTTCCTGGATCGTGGCTTCATTAATCTGAACTTGGTGAGCTAGTTCGCGTAGTGCTTTCGCTTCACGGTTGTGGATTTGCTGATCTGCACAAACCGCATGAGTAAGAAGAAGGAAGCCATAATCTATCGCTAGAGATTGATGAGGGGATGCTGAAGCTACCATTGGAGAGTTCTCCCTGAAGTTTTCATATATATTACTGAACTTCTCTAAGAGTTCCCGGACAGATAAGTTTTGAACCACAAAATCTTTAAATTTTGCATTCAGGCAAGCGATCGCCCCTTTAGGATATCCAGATCTGCGACTAGCAACCGCTTAAACACGCTGAGGCAAGGGGCGATCGCCCACCATCCTCACATCCTGAATCACCGTCAATCCATCCAACCAGTGCCGATCTTCGCTCACATGGGGAAACTTGAGCTGTGCTTCAGCCACCCCGCGACTAATCATCCGCTGCCGCACCGTTTCAAAACTGCCCGGAGCTAAAATCCGCAAGCGGGGAACGGGAATCTGGTCGCGGCGTTTAATCGCGTAGAACTTTTGCACCTCTTTCATCGTGTCGTCAAACGCCTGC
This DNA window, taken from Synechococcales cyanobacterium T60_A2020_003, encodes the following:
- a CDS encoding 50S ribosome-binding GTPase, with amino-acid sequence MVASASPHQSLAIDYGFLLLTHAVCADQQIHNREAKALRELAHQVQINEATIQEMDKILGQDDNQISIEKAVQNVPREQRMEVLRQVMAIAYVDGYFSPLERELITRIAQFWNISPNAIEQILEHAQGLYEEQINNSGDEDKAALSVGAKILKRAESLLSRTLITKLADIAPEGVGQRIEQLQREILLAGPEYDEAIQQCAKIAKEDFKYSNQALRMTYEILRNLGNELQQDIQKIKQTTTGQGQYQTAKDVAEQLEKTRQSLSAEILRNLESVREALKAKERALNHFSIAFMGKTKAGKSTLHAIITKEGWEAIGVGKQRTTRYNRVYEWKNIRIIDTPGIGAPGGETDEEVARSVIEEADVICYVVTDDSIQESEFAFLKVLKEKTKPLIVLLNIHQNLRDSRRLEHFLKNPDRYFALEGKSGIGGHLNRIQRYAQQHYSNDYLDLVPAMLLAAQMAQEPAHEAHSKHLFQASHIQDFLDSIRKSLIDHGAIRRSQTLLGSTVGSIDTPQRWISQQATAYKNLKNQLEEKRQSLKQQLQKAQHDNWEKLQQDIKEIFRTAFDQITPFAEEHWDAKESAMQSGWSTKLNSMYFEERLKTASENGSQSFQRDVKEMLEEIGNELKLISQLQGRSFTFTEQDSSFFDKDFVRISGMILVAAGAVLAFIFPPLGFLGLAGGAVSLLANLFKSKAQKRHEAVERISEALRQQLEQHQEKVLQQVEQNFDEYCQSVANGVETYFLELIRRIEEIAVQLKAAEGKLSTAANYLNRAYAKRIIDWASDEYEPLTDVSIGRKIRKVNRVFGQRIQIQTTMPLKLRKSQEEICKILQEKIEVQSLRVDSPPLCGVKCQD